A single Danio aesculapii chromosome 19, fDanAes4.1, whole genome shotgun sequence DNA region contains:
- the znf865 gene encoding LOW QUALITY PROTEIN: zinc finger protein 865 (The sequence of the model RefSeq protein was modified relative to this genomic sequence to represent the inferred CDS: inserted 13 bases in 12 codons; deleted 12 bases in 9 codons; substituted 2 bases at 2 genomic stop codons), whose protein sequence is MFQFGKYPMDILEMLSGHQAHQFKGLGLERQLQHQQQVQLQHQQQLQQQQQQQSEASSGLLSGLGLGSLQGTRSNAFADSSSYLPKXVLPSTSSPTSQSSSSQXQRKSSKMSSSSGSGSSASGYPQFLRTFHXAEAALAQEQLHSGMGXFDFAGGSTGGGSGVIGGVVTSAPPPPPLHPGLSVPQPSPGPSSSSPSPSSSTTTSNNPPSSSSSVAGLVGPQSDARSFHQQFSCMLAANQYLFLDVPTNASLEQFLVQQGXHNHLGLADSNTGLAPPPALHPSHTHGHPTPQPQQQQQQLPPHALSHXHSHAHPHHPLHPAPQPSPLGGFDFQGIPVLSSNQLASLMQQEAGLPLPLPLHLSVPKDDGKGDSGSGAGGSGGSGSRRKKAMAGYLPQRKTDGSSSNSTSSANCHGSGAHGHDGSSGLVGGGGGVGMRGLGGDPSSILSSSTPSSSSSTVSSSSSSAPSSNSASVLVXNISQNPKPENQQSMTSQYHTDXAEALFHCGECGKSFSHLQTLRRHIRCHEDVGGPNSSTNTNHQHQSDLPHSTQDGISQNAHHQHENPDPMSSTCSSPDKSYCCNECGKGFKKRGHLLQHGVIHSGDRPYACTVCERSFNRRESLTRHEKIHEEKPYRCPACGRCFRESTSLLNHAASGNCGKPGRRSRSSDGSSIGSVDGKVETDFPGGQITDTKDXVFCKNEDSTAGMSCDSLYSQGRNANQNPVGKPKEEYNPEYSRDPYQTSYRVDDYRRQQGNPSSYSGDSCSNSLSSXALRKAPLAPTLHPHPQNQTHHHQPQSHLPLSSLLDDSEDEVTSSAMSAIAAAAAASVLPAEMNNNGGREERRDIIGGLLGGLGFGSMGASSSTSAGNGGNEECLSGSMIPLSHPTQQQPNSQNANNPNAKPKRPRKPRQKREPRPPGAPGEVVKRRRSSQSGAAGDGSDRPYLCTVCGRGFSRRETLRRHERVHTGEKPFHCDICGKDFREPFHLTKHQTVHSGEKNYKCTLCGKDFGYAQSLKRHEKLHLRGDFKPRRSKTKSAANQGVPANQEQTDQTNQNNQSNPGAYYSYSQDKVQGSNASTSNQPPPKLYTCEICWKSFRHHFHLTAHHQAIHEHGGEKLFSCEVCGKAFSYSNSLTRHRLSQHGLTRAGPTTQPTGSDSIGTASSVSESEAATNALLHISPESGSHGVQQPHSTIAHTQHPQPAGYSPLFYTPESGHHSSNQVTSHPQHLHYSNPTMGPLQLQQPISGKQLIYSGVPSNTLHSTPPHIHISPPQHSQHHQQQHPFLLQSPHLQSPQPQGDATQRKXKKKKKKYKLPLITGFSAYEIARRQMYLKRKKCRLQQQLKRKKWMAQLKWAKFTGGGLGLNVGGGTWRXGRLRFRGLRSLIVPXKSYTCPVCPFTTFSSSNKFRVHRVTRHPPXKHGRYNRLRCIVCGKRSRRLLTALCHRAQHLSQGGFSCSRCPSRFWNGALLQRHKFACRRVSRGIKMSIKTTYVVKTEDQTERSTVVTGYRH, encoded by the exons ATGAGCAGCAGCAGTGGAAGTGGTAGTTCTGCCTCTGGCTATCCACAGTTCCTACGCACATTTC CAGCTGAGGCTGCACTAGCTCAGGAGCAGCTCCACTCAGGAATGG CGTTTGATTTTGCTGGAGGAAGTACTGGAGGAGGCTCTGGGGTAATTGGAGGAGTTGTAACGTctgcaccaccaccaccacccttGCACCCTGGCCTTTCTGTTCCTCAGCCATCCCCTGGACCTTCCTCATCATCACCGTCCCCTTCGAGTTCAACCACCACTTCAAATAATCCCCCCAGCAGTAGCAGCTCAGTGGCTGGACTAGTTGGACCCCAATCTGATGCAAGAAGTTTCCACCAGCAGTTCAGTTGCATGCTTGCTGCAAATCAATATCTG TTTCTGGACGTGCCCACAAATGCCAGTTTAGAACAGTTTCTAGTGCAGCAGG CCCATAATCATCTTGGTCTTGCTGATTCAAATACAGGTCTTGCTCCTCCTCCAGCCCTTCATCCTTCCCACACTCATGGCCATCCAACTCCCCAGCcccaacaacagcagcagcagctgcCACCTCATGCTTTGTCTC CTCACAGCCATGCCCATCCACACCACCCTCTACACCCTGCC CCCCAACCATCACCTCTTGGTGGTTTTGATTTTCAAGGTATTCCCGTACTTTCATCTAATCAACTGGCTTCCCTAATGCAACAAGAAGCAGGCCTGCCTTTGCCACTCCCCCTCCATCTCTCTGTACCGAAAGATGATGGGAAAGGTGATAGTGGATCTGGGGCTGGAGGAAGTGGAGGTAGTGGCAGCAGGAGAAAGAAAGCCATGGCTGGCTACCTGCCCCAGAGGAAGACAGATGGTAGCAGTAGCAACAGCACAAGCAGTGCTAACTGCCATGGCTCTGGGGCACATGGTCATGATGGGTCCTCTGGTCTTGTGGGAGGAGGTGGAGGGGTTGGAATGAGGGGTCTTGGTGGTGACCCTTCCTCCATCCTCTCTTCGTCAACACCGTCCTCCTCTTCTTCAACtgtctcctcctcttcttcctctgcCCCATCTTCAAACTCTGCTTCTGTGCTGG CAAATATCTCTCAAAACCCCAAGCCTGAAAACCAGCAATCAATGACCTCCCAATATCACACAGACTGAGCAGAGGCTCTGTTTCATTGTGGAGAGTGTGGCAAGTCTTTTAGCCACCTCCAAACCCTTCGCCGCCACATACGCTGCCATGAAGACGTTGGTGGTCCCAACAGCAGCACAAACACC AATCATCAACATCAGTCAGATCTGCCCCACTCAACACAAGATGGAATTTCTCAAAATGCCCACCACCAGCATGAGAATCCAGACCCCATGTCTTCCACTTGCTCAAGTCCAGATAAGTCCTATTGTTGCAATGAATGTGGAAAGGGGTTCAAGAAGAGAGGACACCTCCTTCAGCATGGTGTCATCCACTCTGGAGATCGTCCATATGCCTGCACTGTCTGTGAGCGTTCGTTTAACCGCAGAGAGTCTCTCACTCGACATGAGAAAATTCATGAAGAGAAGCCCTACCGC TGCCCTGCTTGTGGCCGCTGCTTTAGAGAGAGCACTTCTTTGCTTAACCATGCTGCATCTGGTAACTGTGGAAAGCCCGGGAGGAGATCTAGAAGCAGTGATGGTAGCTCAATAGGT TCAGTAGACGGCAAAGTTGAAACTGATTTTCCTGGTGGACAGATTACTGACACAAAAG TGGTATTTTGCAAGAATGAGGATAGCACCGCAGGGATGTCTTGTGACAGTCTGTATTCACAGGGAAGAAATGCTAATCAAAACCCTGTTGGCAAACCTAAAGAAGAGTATAATCCTGAGTATTCAAGAGATCCTTACCAAACGTCATACAGGGTCGATGACTACCGGCGACAACAGGGCAACCCATCATCCTACTCTGGAGATTCCTGTAGTAACAGCCTGTCAA CAGCCCTCAGAAAAGCTCCTTTAGCCCCAACACTTCACCCACACCCTCAAAATCAGACACACCATCACCAACCGCAGTCTCATCTTCCCCTCTCCTCTCTTTTGGATGACTCTGAAGATGAAGTCACAAGTAGTGCCATGTCCGCAATTGCTGCAGCTGCTGCCGCCTCTGTCTTGCCTGCTGAAATGAACAATAATGGTGGACGAGAGGAACGGAGAGACATCATTGGAGGACTGTTAGGAGGGCTTGGCTTCGGCTCCATGGGTGCCTCTTCATCTACATCTGCAGGAAATGGTGGCAATGAAGAATGCCTGAGTGGTTCAATGATACCTTTATCTCACCCGACCCAACAGCAGCCTAATTCACAGAATGCCAACAATCCTAATGCCAAACCCAAACGGCCGCGAAAGCCCAGACAGAAAAGAGAACCGAGACCTCCAGGAGCTCCAGGAGAAGTAGTAAAACGTCGGAGAAGCAGTCAGAGTGGTGCTGCTGGAGATGGTTCCGACAGGCCTTATTTATGCACTGTTTGTGGAAGGGGCTTTAGCAGACGGGAGACATTACGTCGGCACGAACGTGTGCATACAGGGGAAAAGCCATTTCATTGTGACATCTGTGGCAAAGACTTCCGAGAGCCTTTTCACCTTACCAAACATCAGACTGTTCACTCTGGGgaaaagaattacaaatgtacGCTCTGTGGAAAAGATTTTGGATATGCGCAGAGTCTGAAAAGGCATGAAAAATTGCATCTACGGGGAGATTTCAAGCCAAGGCGGAGTAAAACCAAATCTGCTGCAAATCAAGGGGTGCCCGCTAATCAAGAACAAACTGATCAAACCAATCAAAATAATCAATCCAACCCTGGCGCTTATTACTCCTATTCTCAGGATAAAGTTCAAGGATCTAATGCGAGCACAAGTAACCAACCCCCTCCAAAGCTATATACATGTGAGATTTGCTGGAAATCTTTCCGTCATCACTTCCATTTGACTGCCCATCACCAAGCCATTCATGAACATGGTGGGGAGAAACTGTTTTCATGCGAAGTGTGTGGAAAGGCGTTTTCATACTCCAACAGCCTGACCAGACATAGATTATCTCAACATGGCTTGACTCGTGCTGGGCCAACAACACAACCAACAGGAAGTGATTCTATTGGAACTGCCTCATCTGTCTCAGAGAGCGAGGCTGCAACCAATGCACTCCTTCATATATCACCTGAAAGCGGAAGTCATGGAGTACAACAGCCCCATTCAACCATTGCTCACACGCAGCATCCTCAGCCCGCTGGATATTCGCCACTCTTCTACACTCCAGAGTCAGGACATCACAGTTCAAATCAAGTCACTTCACACCCCCAACATCTGCACTACTCAAACCCCACAATGGGTCCCCTCCAGCTTCAGCAGCCAATCAGTGGGAAGCAGCTAATTTATTCAGGGGTTCCAAGTAACACACTTCATTCCACTCCACCTCATATCCACATCTCTCCACCCCAGCACTCGCAACACCACCAGCAACAGCATCCTTTTTTATTGCAGTCTCCACATCTACAGAGCCCGCAGCCCCAGGGGGATGCCACccaaagga aaaaaaaaaaaaagaaaaaatataaactgCCGTTGATAACTGGATTCAGTGCTTATGAAATTGCCAGGAGGCAAATGTATTTAAAACGGAAGAAGTGCAGGCTTCAGCAGCAGCTAAAACGGAAGAAGTGGATGGCTCAGCTAAAATGGGCCAAGTTTACTGGAGGAGGGCTTGGCTTAAATGTAGGCGGAGGCACATGGC GTGGGAGGTTAAGGTTCAGAGGCCTTCGCTCTCTCATCGTGC TTAAGTCATATACTTGCCCTGTTTGTCCCTTCACCACTTTTTCAAGCAGCAATAAG TTTCGGGTGCACCGTGTAACAAGGCACCCACC GAAACATGGCCGCTATAATCGCCTCCGCTGCATAGTCTGTGGA AAACGTTCTCGAAGGCTACTGACGGCT CTCTGTCACCGGGCCCAGCATCTCTCTCAAGGGGGGTTCTCTTGCTCGCGATGTCCCTCACGATTCTGGAATGGCGCTCTCTTACAGCGCCACAAATTTGCTTGCCGTCGTGTCAGTAGAGGaatcaaaatgtcaataaagacGACATATGTGGTGAAAACAGAGGACCAGACTGAAAGATCAACAgttgtgacaggatacaggcaCTGA